A stretch of the Enoplosus armatus isolate fEnoArm2 chromosome 13, fEnoArm2.hap1, whole genome shotgun sequence genome encodes the following:
- the cxxc5a gene encoding CXXC-type zinc finger protein 5 has translation MSSGLSEGSRTEDQERSSCKQDSPVIERRNRSGIISEPLSKSLKNSRTLSQYTAVSSATTNGHTGNSETKSHSAKPQPPPQPQPTVSALTAAKLDRTLEQVLEGQNGLLHFAQAAALLKRAGMEHMLLPGGMGVGVGGGDAGSGASDLEGTSVTDAVGGPVDFPYGVGGGFPFNPGLFIMTPAGVFLADSALHMAGLAEYPAQSELASAINSGKKKRKRCGMCPPCRRRINCEQCSSCRNRKTGHQICKFRKCEELKKKPSAALEKVMLPTGAAFRWFQ, from the coding sequence ATGTCTAGCGGGCTGTCGGAGGGTAGCCGGACAGAGGACCAGGAGCGGAGTAGCTGCAAACAGGACTCTCCTGTTATAGAGCGCAGGAACCGCAGTGGCATCATCAGTGAGCCCCTCAGTAAGAGCCTTAAGAACTCCCGTACCCTCTCCCAGTATACAGCCGTCTCCTCTGCCACCACCAATGGACACACGGGCAATAGTGAGACTAAGAGCCACTCGGCCAAGCCTCAGCCACCCCCGCAGCCCCAGCCCACTGTCTCCGCACTGACAGCAGCCAAGTTGGACCGGACCCTAGAACAGGTTCTGGAGGGACAGAATGGCCTGCTGCACTTTGCCCAGGCAGCAGCACTGTTAAAGCGGGCCGGTATGGAGCACATGCTCCTGCCTGGGGGCATGGGAGTGGGAGTTGGCGGCGGAGACGCAGGCTCGGGGGCTAGCGACTTGGAGGGTACGTCTGTCACGGACGCCGTAGGTGGTCCTGTTGACTTCCCATATGGAGTAGGGGGTGGTTTCCCCTTCAACCCGGGGCTTTTCATCATGACGCCGGCTGGAGTGTTTCTGGCGGACAGCGCACTACACATGGCCGGCCTGGCCGAGTACCCGGCGCAGAGCGAGCTGGCCTCTGCTATCAACTCCGGTAAAAAGAAGCGAAAACGTTGCGGCATGTGCCCACCTTGCAGACGGCGGATTAACTGCGAGCAATGCAGTAGCTGCAGGAATCGCAAAACGGGCCACCAGATCTGCAAGTTTCGCAAATGTgaggaactgaagaagaagccctctgctgctctggag